From the Colletotrichum lupini chromosome 10, complete sequence genome, one window contains:
- a CDS encoding zinc knuckle, producing MADHAPGMGPSMKEPSCINCGGVGHWAVACPEPVRAKPARGGEYQPGGRRPGAVVTKYSAPPSGNPIVTRYAPPPGQPHAPPYPGPLPSYPSYPPPPNGYPPPPTGNYPGYPQYSPPPPPPPGAHPPPPAPPAPYHYPPSGQYGAPPPPGPSGLPPPPYQPPPQYAGSAPYPPPPPPSYSSGPGYHSGPPPSGGQYPPSYNSTPPGGYPQPHYGSQPPPTPNTYPPSWAPPPPGYGHPPPLPGPPRATPPGLPPIPPQRNQPPRDRNGRHRQGHNNRDRSRRNKQGNQSKRDPSQPRPKSENKARPVPTLPQLEAVSKAVEAPSVASDTPKSVNINSASEQEADEEYDWDWEEEMIFKELEKTHQPDPIAKPLPGPEEYHDNIVLPPAWNATWIQSRFATEGNLMEFSRPIRETEFFVTLQYDPAFWKCPEGSAPQQPPEPRERPSTFKSSRLPGFPSLPPKPPTPENREYRLVNNRKRTLDDSTYKNPRARAVPEGGEWADHRHKRHKVDSLPGYNAASPHNRRSREDSRPTDRYRHQRPERTDSDPGQTLLLSLDESQDAGPSRRFEDAGLQDSGYYSSRNVRRQTSTNNFQERGASPPMLHRGASRPDSRPHSRQASRSRSRSRHSRRRGSHSSHDESRPASRQSVASFGSDASELSALEAELLGIAPKSKGDRDGKPDGMKMRKRVTKVDSAYSIKIRRWDGVNLAAEDWIFGLGKGVMWVEYSLNG from the exons ATGGCCGACCACGCCCCAGGAATGGGGCCGTCCATGAAAGAGCCAAGCTGCATCAATTGTGGCGGCGTTGGCCATTGGGCTGTGGCTTGCCCGGAACCTGTCAGAGCGAAGCCCGC CCGGGGTGGTGAATATCAACCCGGCGGACGCCGGCCGGGTGCTGTTGTGACCAAGTACTCGGCCCCACCAAGCGGCAATCCGATCGTCACTCGCTACGCTCCGCCCCCGGGTCAACCCCATGCTCCTCCGTACCCCGGCCCCCTGCCTTCATATCCTTCATATCCTCCACCTCCGAATGGCTACCCTCCCCCGCCAACAGGGAACTACCCCGGCTATCCCCAATActccccgccgccgccgcctcccccGGGTGCCCACCCACCACCTCCCGCTCCTCCTGCACCATACCATTATCCACCATCTGGCCAGTATGGCGCGCCTCCGCCTCCCGGTCCGTCTGGACTGCCGCCTCCTCCTTATCAACCACCACCACAATACGCTGGCAGTGCTCCttaccctcctcctcctcctccatctTACTCTTCTGGGCCTGGATATCATTCCGGTCCTCCACCTTCAGGCGGCCAGTACCCGCCCTCATATAATTCCACACCTCCGGGAGGCTATCCTCAGCCGCACTATGGGTCTCAACCGCCCCCAACACCGAATACTTACCCTCCCTCATGGGCGCCGCCACCTCCAGGATATGGTCACCCGCCTCCTTTGCCTGGCCCTCCACGTGCTACACCACCGGGGCTCCCGCCAATTCCTCCTCAGAGGAACCAGCCGCCAAGAGACCGAAATGGGCGACATCGCCAAGGGCATAATAATCGAGATCGTTCTCGCCGAAATAAACAAGGCAATCAGTCGAAACGAGATCCTTCGCAGCCTAGACCAAAGTCGGAAAATAAAGCCAGACCAGTGCCAACACTGCCACAGCTCGAAGCCGTATCAAAGGCCGTCGAGGCGCCATCAGTCGCGAGCGACACACCTAAAAGCGTAAACATCAACAGTGCTTCAGAACAGGAAGCTGATGAAGAGTACGATTGGGACTGGGAAGAAGAGATGATCTTCAAAGAACTAGAGAAAACCCACCAGCCAGACCCAATTGCTAAGCCGTTACCGGGGCCTGAGGAATACCACGATAATATTGTGTTGCCTCCGGCGTGGAACGCCACTTGGATTCAGTCTCGATTTGCAACAGAAGGCAACCTCATGGAATTTTCGCGGCCGATACGAGAAACCGAGTTCTTCGTCACGTTGCAGTACGATCCAGCATTCTGGAAGTGCCCTGAGGGAAGTGCTCCTCAACAACCCCCTGAGCCACGAGAGAGGCCCAGCACGTTCAAGTCCAGTCGCCTTCCAGGTTTTCCGTCTCTCCCTCCGAAACCTCCTACTCCAGAGAACCGTGAATACCGTCTGGTCAATAATCGAAAGCGGACTTTGGACGATTCAACATACAAGAACCCTCGAGCCAGGGCCGTCCCAGAAGGTGGCGAATGGGCGGATCATCGTCACAAGAGGCACAAGGTTGACTCGCTTCCCGGCTATAATGCCGCCTCACCGCACAATCGGAGATCTAGGGAGGATTCGAGACCGACGGATCGCTATCGTCACCAAAGACCAGAACGCACTGATTCCGATCCAGGCCAGACGCTCCTCTTGTCCTTGGACGAGTCTCAAGACGCCGGCCCATCAAGGCGATTTGAAGACGCGGGACTCCAGGATTCTGGATACTACAGCTCTCGGAACGTTCGCAGACAGACATCGACCAACAATTTCCAGGAAAGGGGGGCATCACCACCTATGCTTCATCGCGGAGCATCACGACCAGACAGTCGGCCACATAGTCGACAGGCGTCTCGGTCCCGATCTCGTTCTCGCCATTCCCGCCGCCGTGGATCTCACAGCAGCCATGATGAATCACGTCCAGCTTCCAGGCAATCTGTAGCGTCCTTTGGTTCTGATGCATCGGAACTATCTGCACTAGAGGCCGAGCTCCTCGGCATTGCTCCCAAGTCCAAGGGAGACCGAGATGGCAAGCCGGATGGAATGAAGATGCGTAAGCGCGTCACTAAAGTTGATTCGGCTTACAG CATCAAAATCCGGCGTTGGGATGGAGTGAACCTGGCGGCCGAGGATTGGATCTTCGGCCTGGGGAAGGGCGTCATGTGGGTAGAATACTCGTTGAATGGTTGA
- a CDS encoding cell surface protein yields the protein MGGGEGGEVQLRTDPGTSSSTCLLAHPPGLALSLPAPHCFVALLATTVEFVKFVSPDYDMECQATSTKQAFHFFTLSTFLTYLSPVPSSSNLSFKMRSQLLLVAALAATVSAHGTLMSVEGANGVTMPGLTIADGTPRDCSSNGCGSQADTAIIRDREIASGEVGPLGRTQGNGPVDASVMVNNFMGGAAAPKNNGAASGTGVEDNIPNMKRAELYARQGLAGLFGGGGKNKGNKQSGPPEARVAATAGMGASQGMPTAADDGTISMTFRQINQDGAGPMTADVDGTSGGTKEEAFQSAQVTTDVPGLGVQGLSLATNTDFPIKVQMPAGMTCDGTVGMASNVCVVRVRNGAGAGPFGGSAAFTQSAAGRKRAIAYRLKKRMELNNRA from the exons atgggaggaggagaaggaggtgaGGTTCAGCTGAGAACAGACCCTGGAACCTCATCGTCTACATGCTTGCTTGCCCACCCGCCTGGCCTTGCCTTGTCTCTGCCTGCACCGCACTGCTTCGTTGCTTTGCTTGCTACGACGGTG GAATTTGTCAAATTCGTCTCCCCTGACTATGATATGGAATGCCAAGCAA CATCAACAAAGCAAGCCTTTCACTTCTTCACCCTTTCCACTTTCCTTACCTATCTCAGCCCCG TTCCCTCAAGCTCGAATCTCTCATTCAAAATGCGCTCCCAATTGCTCCTCGTCGCCGCCCTGGCTGCTACCGTCTCTGCCCACGGCACGCTGATGTCCGTCGAGGGCGCCAACGGCGTCACCATGCCCGGTCTCACCA TCGCTGATGGAACCCCCCGTGACTGCTCCTCCAACGGCTGCGGCTCTCAGGCCGACACTGCCATCATCCGTGACCGCGAGATCGCCTCCGGTGAGGTTGGCCCTCTTGGCCGCACTCAGGGCAACGGCCCCGTTGACGCCTCCGTGATGGTCAACAACTTCATGGGTGGTGCTGCCGCCCCCAAGAACAACGGCGCCGCATCTGGCACTGGTGTCGAGGACAACATCCCCAACATGAAGCGCGCCGAGCTCTACGCTCGCCAGGGTCTCGCCGGCCTCTTCGGTGGCGGTGGCAAGAACAAGGGCAACAAGCAGAGCGGTCCCCCCGAGGCCCGCGTCGCCGCCACTGCCGGCATGGGTGCCTCCCAGGGCATGCCCACCGCCGCCGATGATGGCACCATTTCCATGACCTTCCGCCAGATCAACCAGGATGGCGCCGGTCCTATGACCGCCGATGTCGACGGCACCTCCGGCGGCACCAAGGAGGAGGCATTCCAGAGCGCCCAGGTCACCACTGACGTCCCGGGCCTCGGCGTCCAGGGTCTGTCCCTTGCCACCAACACCGACTTCCCCATCAAGGTCCAGATGCCCGCTGGCATGACCTGCGACGGCACGGTCGGCATGGCCTCCAACGTCTGCGTCGTACGTGTCCGCAACGGTGCTGGTGCCGGTCCCTTCGGTGGCTCTGCTGCCTTCACCCAGTCCGCCGCCGGCCGCAAGCGCGCCATTGCCTACCGTCTCAAGAAGCGCATGGAGCTCAACAACCGCGCATAA